GCAGAAGAAAGGATTAAGTATTTAAGCTTTTATGATAGCCTTACAGGGCTTTATAACAGGAATTTTTTAAATGAAGATATGGAAAGAAAAGATACTATAAGACAGCTCCCTATAAGTATAATAATGGTAGACTTGAACGGTTTGAAGTTAGTAAATGATACCTATGGTCATATTGTCGGGGATGAGGTGCTAAAAATTACAGCCGAGATATTAAAAAAATCCTGTCGAAAGGAAGAGACTATTGCCCGCTACGGCGGCGATGAATTTGTAATATTTTTACCCCAGACCAATGAGGAAGAAGTAAAAATAATTTGTGATAGAATCAAAAATAACAGCAGTAATGTTTATGTTAGAGAGATACCTGTTTCTTTGGCTCTGGGTTGGGGGGTAAAAAATAATGCTGAAAAGGATATTGAGGAAGTAATGACTGAGGCAGAGGATAACATGCACAAACAAAAGCTTGCAGAAGGCAAAAGTGTAAGAAGTGCTGTACTAAAAGCATTATTAAAAACCCTGGAAGCAAAAAGCTACGAAACAGAAGAACATTCACAACGAATGCTAACGGTAGCCTGGCAAATCGGGAAAAAGCTGGGACTACAGGATACAGAACTTGACAGACTTAGTCTTTTGATAACCCTCCACGATATAGGTAAAGTGAACATTTCAGAGAGGATTCTAGTCAAGGATGCTTCTCTTACCGATGAAGAATGGGAAGAGATAAGAAAGCATCCAGAAATCGGCTATCGAATTACAAGGGCTACTGAAGAGTTTTCTCACGTCGCAAAAGATATATTGGCACATCATGAAAGATGGGACGGTAAAGGATATCCGCAAGGGTTAAAAGAAAAAGAGATCCCCTTATTAGCCAGAATTACATCAATTGCTGATGCCTATGATGTTATGTCCAATGGTAGACCTTACAAAAAAGCTATGTTAAAGGAAGAGATTATTGAAGAATTTAGAAGGTGTGCTGGTACCCAGTTTGATCCTGAGCTGGTGGAAATATTTGTTGAAGTTTTGGAAGACAGGGGCAGTAATTAGTAGCAAAATATGTATAATGAAGTTCTTATTACAGGAAAGGTTTTAATAAAAATTTATTAACGGGTGGTGAATAACTTGAAACAAGATCATATTTTATATCTAGTGATAGCTTTAGTGGTAATTGGCTTGGGAATATCGTTGATTTTTGGCTGGGAGTTAATGGCGGCTGAAAAGTTTGCTTCTGGATTTTTGGCAGCTGGTGACTTTTCTTTGGGAGTATTTGCAGCTGGTAATTTTGCAATAGGTATTTTCGCAGCGGGAATATTTTCCGTGGGTGTATTTTCAATCGGTATTTTTTCGGTTGGTATATTTTCTGTAGGGATATTTGTTTATGCTCTGAGGAAGAGAACGCTAAAAGATTATTAGTCAGGAGGTAGGAATAATGTCTTCTGAAAAAGAAATATTAAAGGATTTGTTAGAAAACAGCGGTAGTGCTTTGATTGAGATAAACGGAATTCCAGTTAATATTGAAAAGGGTGAAGAAGGATATCGTATTCCTTTGGAATTGCAAGTATCCAGGCAGTATGAAGTCAAAGGAAGAAGAGAAGTTAAATTTGATACTTTTGAGGATTTTCACCAAAATATTTTATCGTGTGAGAAGTGGAGAATAGTGAGGTAGGTTACGAAATTTCAAGAAAAGCTTATGAAGTACAATTATTAATCATCTAAAAACGGGTAAAAACAGAAATTAATAAAAACAAGGGAGTGGTGATTATTGACTGAATCAACCAGCTTTGCTCCTATTATTGATGATAAAAGCAAGGTATTAATACTCGGTACAATGCCTGGAGGTAAATCATTGGAAGAAAGGCAATACTATGCTAACCCAAGAAATCAGTTTTGGAAAATAATTGATAATCTTTTTGATGAAACGTTACCAACAGATTATGAAGAAAAAATTGAGTTTCTAAAAAATAACGGGATAGCCTTATGGGACGTTTTGAAAGCTTGTTATAGAGAAGGTAGTTTAGATTCTAATATCAAAAATGAAGAAGTAAATGACTTTACTACTTTATTTGATAATTATCCTAATATTAGATGTGTTGGCTTTAACGGTACAAAAGCCTATAATATTTTCAAAAAATCTATAGGTTTTGATTTTCAACAATTAGATTTTGTTAAACTACCTTCCACTAGTCCAGCACATACAATAAAGTTTGAGCAAAAACTAAAGGAATGGGAAAAGATTAGGAAATATTTAACTTGATAGATAAAGCATAAAAGAAAGGGTTACTAGTAGTTTTATTATTAATATTTGGCAAAAAAGATTATCAGTATTCCCACAATATAAAAAAGAAATTAAAAGGCAGAAAAAAATAGAACAACAAAAGAAAAAAGATAGAAAGAAAAAGGAAATAGAAAATTACGAGCCCTGGCAGAATGAAACCTTTTATTACATAGCTGGCTATACTTCTGGTGGTGTCCCATACGGTGTAATATGGGGAGAATGCAGGGATGAGAATGATTACGATACAGATTTGAAAGACAATGAAAGATTTGAAAGATGATGATGAGGAAGTTCCATTTTAATGAGTGGAGGTAATTAATCGTGAACCAGGATGAATTTAACCTTGATGAGGCAAAGGAATTTATTGTGGAACGGTTGAATACATATGCTGAAAAATATGATTTCAAAGGTTTAAGCATCTCGGAAGTACTGCGGGGATACACCTCTTGTTTTTAAAGAAAATACAAGTGAAATATATCTAGAAAAATTGGTGTGTGAAAACTGCGGCTGTGAAATGGTTATTGATGGGGAAGAGCTGAAAAGATTAGAAAGATAAACTTGGCTTAAATATTTGGCCTAAAAATAGGAGGGATAACTTGGACGAGCCTAATAGTGAAGATATCAAAACTATAAATGTTGGCTTTGGGAATGTTGTTATTGCTAACAGGATAGTGGCGGTGATGGCTCCAGACTCATCTCCAGTTAAAAGGAGAGTTTCTGAAAGTAGAGATAA
The Natranaerofaba carboxydovora genome window above contains:
- a CDS encoding DUF370 domain-containing protein: MDEPNSEDIKTINVGFGNVVIANRIVAVMAPDSSPVKRRVSESRDKGLLIDATFGRRSRSVIITDSEHVVLSAVQPETVKERMG
- a CDS encoding DNA-deoxyinosine glycosylase, producing MTESTSFAPIIDDKSKVLILGTMPGGKSLEERQYYANPRNQFWKIIDNLFDETLPTDYEEKIEFLKNNGIALWDVLKACYREGSLDSNIKNEEVNDFTTLFDNYPNIRCVGFNGTKAYNIFKKSIGFDFQQLDFVKLPSTSPAHTIKFEQKLKEWEKIRKYLT